GGCGGTCAACCCGGCGCCGTCGAACCCCGCCGGGTTGACCGCCGGGGCCTCGGCCAGGCCGCCGATCAGCTGGCTGACGCGGTCGATCTCTTCGTTCAGGATCGACAGCTCGCCGCTGACCGGCTCGCGCCGCTCCAGCTTGCTGTCCAGGACCGACAGGTAGTTCTTGATGATCGAGAGCGGGTTGTTCACCTCGTGCACCACGCGCCGCGACGCTTCGCGGTACTCCTCGGCCATGTGGGCCAGCTGGCGGCGCGCGTGGCCGCGTTCGGCCATCGCGTTTTCGAGCGCGCTCGCGGCCTGGTTGCCGAACGATTGCAGGAAGCGCTCGCGCTTCTGGCAGGCCGGCACCTGCCAGCTGGCGATCACGCCGACCAGCACGCCCAGGCAGCGCGCGCCCGCGACCATCGGCACGCACACCAGCGACTCGGCGCCGAGGATGCGCAGCAGCTGCTCTTCGGGCAGGCCGAGCGGGCGGCCATCGCGGCGCACGAACGCCAGGCGCCGCTCCAGCGCGGCCTTGGCCAGCGCGCCGCCCTTGGCCAGCGGGACCGTGAATTGCGCGATGCGCTGCTGTTGCTGCAGATGCGCGGTCGGCGCGCCGACCAGGGCCTGGCCGGTCGGGTTCTCGAGCAGCACGACCGCATTCTCGAAGTCGAACAGGATGCGCGCCGAACGCGTCATCGATTCGAGCAGGCCGACTTCGCCGCCCTGCCCCTGCTGGCGTGCGAACACCTGGCCGACTTCCGACACCAGCACCAGGTTGCGCATTTCTTCCTTGAGGCGCTCCTGCACCGGATCGCTCGGCGGCGCCGGCGCGAAGGCCTGCGGCGCGGGGATGTCGTCGGCGCCGTCCAGGTCGATGCCGAGATGGATCGCGGCCTGGTCGACCTGGCGCGCCGCCAGCGCGAGCAGCGCGTCCGGCTCGTCCGGCCCCAGGCCGCACAGCGCGCGCGCCTCGTCGACCTGGGCATCGTCGTCGGCGTGGGTCGACAGCACGTGCGCCAGGCGCACCACGCGGATCAGCGGGTGCGCATCTTCCAGGCGCGCGCTCGGCTCGTGATGGTACAGCACCGCGTCGGCCAGGAAGGAATCGAGCTGCCAGCGCTCGATCAGCCAGGCGCCGGCTTCGGCGTGGGTGATCTGCAGCGTGCGCTGCTCGACCGCGCACAGGTCTTCGTCGTCGTGCGCGTGGAAGTTGAAACCGTATTCCTTGGGCGCGGCCGCCAGCAGGGCCAGGCGGCCGACGTTGTACAGCAGGCCGGCCAGGTAGGCTTCCTCGGGCTGCGCGTACTCGATGCGGCGCGCCAGCTCGCGCGCGATCACGGCGGTGGTCAGGGAATTCTTCCAGAAGGCGCGCAGGTCGGTGGCGCCGGAATTCGGGAAGCTGTTGAAGGTCTGGAACACCGAGTCGCTGATCACCAGCGTCTTGATCATGTCGGTGCCGAGCGACGCCATCGATTGCTCGAGACTGACCTGGCGTCCGCTGCGGTGGTACGCCGAGCTGTTGGCGACAGCCAGGATCTTGCCCGTCATGCCGGCATCCTTCGATACCAGGGTCGCCAGTTCGCCCATGCCCAGGTCGTCCGCCTGCAGGTGCGCGAGCAGCTTGATGAGGATCTGCGGCATGGCCGGCAGCCGTGCGATCAGCAAACGGTTGCGGATATCCTGGTCTGTTTCTAAGGTCTCAAGCACGGCCGCCACTAGGTATTGGATGATGGCCGCCCTCCCCTTGCGCGGACTGCCATGGATTGTTTTCTTTTGGTCGAAGAAACAAAGGAATAATCACATCGTTCTTCCGGCCATGAAAAAGTTATCTTAGCATATAGACATTTCTAGCCAGGAACAACATTTTCAGCCAAAAGTGAGGCGTTTTGGAGTCACATTACAGCGTCGGTAATGTTGATCTAGCGCATATTATATGTGCAAAAGCATGACATTGTATGACAGCCCTCATGCCATTGCCCGCCTGCGCTTGTATTGGCGCGAGATCAGCCAGCAGGTCAGCGAGGCCAGCGCGAAGGCCGCCTGGCCGAGCGCCATCGCCAGCACCGAGTGCGTCAGCGCGGGCGCGATGATACCGGCCACCAGGGCGCCCATCAGCGTGGTAAGGAAGGTCTGGCACGACGCCACCGTGCCGCGGATGTGCGGGAACAGGTCGAGCGCCAGCAGCGTCGCGCAGGGGTTGATGATCGAGCTGCCGAAGTTATAGAAGAACATCGGCAGCACGGTCCACGGCAGCGCCGGCGGGAACAGCGAGTGGTAGGTGACCGTGAACGTCACCGCGGCCAGCATGAAGGCGTAGCCGATGCCGATCTGGCGCGAGAAGGTCATCTTGCCGGCCAGGCGGTTGGCCGCCAGCGCGCCCAGGAAAATGCCGCTCACGGCGGGCACGAACAGCCAGGCGAACTGCGACGGTCCCAGGTGCAGGTGCACCGGCAGCAGCACCGGTGCGCCGGCGATGAACAGGAACATGCCGCCGAAGTTGAACGCAACCACGCCCGACTTCATCTGGAACAGCACCGAGCTGAAGATGTCCCAGTAGTTGCGCGCGAGGTAGCGCGGATTGAAGGGCTGGCGCCGCTCGACCGGCATGGTCTCGGGCAGGTGCTGCCAGCAGATCCACCACAGCACCAGCGTGAAGCCGAGCAGTCCCAGGAAGATGGCGCGCCAGTCGAACGCGGTGACCACCAGCCCGCCCAGCACCGGCGCCACCGCCGGCGCGATTGAGAAGATCATCGTCACCATCGACAGCAGGCGCGCCGCCGGCGCATCCGAGTACAGGTCGCGGATGATGGCCCGCCCGACCACCACGCCCGCTCCCGCCGACACGCCCTGCATGATGCGGAAGATCCACAGGTAGTGCACCGAATGCGCCGACGCGCACCCCAGCGTGCCGACCGCGAACACGATCAGCCCGACCAGCACCACGTTGCGGCGCCCGAAGGAATCCGACAGCGCCCCGTGCCACAGCGACATGATGGCGAAGGCCAGCATGTACACGGTCAGCGTCTGCTGGACCTCGATCGGGCCGGCATGCAGGCTGGCCTGGATGTTCGGGAAGGCCGGCAGATAGGCGTCGACCGAGAACGGGCCGAGCATCGACATCGCGGCCAGCAAGGACGCCAGCCCGCCGGCCGACAGCATCTTGACCTTGTGCGGCGTGGGCAGCGGGACCGGCGTGACCGGGTCTTTCGGGAGGTTGTCGGGTTCGGGTTCGGGCAGCATGGTTCAGGGTTGTTGGGGTCGGGCGGCGTCGGGTTTGGCGGCTTCCCTGCGGTTGAAGCCGGCCACCATGTCGAAGCGGAACAGGCGGCATTCGAGCGCGCCGTTGAAGAACGGGGTCTTGCGCGACTCCTTCAGGCGCAGCAGCTTGGGCAGGCCGAGGTCGGCGGTGAACAGGAACACGGTCCAGCCGGCGAAGCGCTGCTTCAAGGTGCCGCTGAACTGTTGATAAAAGCCGGCCGCCATCTCGTCCTGCGGGATGGTCGAGTCGCCGCGCACGCCGATGCGCTCGCCGTACGGCGGGTTGGTCAGCATGATGCCGGGCGTCGCGCTGGGCGGCTGCACCTGCTGGGCTTCGATCTGCTTGAGCGGCACCTCGAACAGGACGCCGGCCGTGCGCAGGTTGTTGCGCGCCATCGCCACCATGTCGCCCGAGATGTCCGAGCCGAAGAGGGTCGGCTCGCTCGGCAGCGTATTGGGCTTGATCGCCGCTTTCAGCTCGTCCCAGGCGCGGCGCTCGAAGTTACGGAATTTCTCGAACGCGAAGCGGCGCCGTGCGCCGGGTGGGATGCCCTGCACCATCTGCGCGGCCTCGACCAGGATGGTGCCGGAGCCGCACATCGGGTCGAACAGCGGCATGCCCGGCTTCCAGCCCGACACGCGCAGCAGGCCGGCGGCCAGGTTCTCGCGCAACGGCGCGTCGCCGGTTTCCTGGCGCCAGCCGCGCTTGAACAGCGCTTCGCCGGACGTGTCGAGGTAGATCGTGAAGTTGCGCTGGTCGAGGAAGCCGACGATGCGCATGTCCGGCTCGCGCGTGTCGACCGACGGGCGCTTGCCGAACTGGTCGCGGAAGCGGTCGCACACGGCGTCCTTGATCTTGAGCGTGGTGAATTCGAGGCTGGTCAGCGGCGACTTGATCGCGGTGATGTCGACGCGGATCGTGTTGTCCCAGCCGAACCAGTCTTCCCAGGGCTGCTCGAGCACCAGGTCGTAGATGTCGTTTTCGTTGCTGTAGGTGCGGTTGGCGATGCGCAGCAGCACGCGCGAGGCGATGCGCGAGTGCAGGTTGACGCGGTAGGCGTCGACCATCGTACCCGAGCAGTGCACGCCGCCCGGCACCTGGTTGTGCACCTTGAGCGTGGCGCTGGCGGTCGTTTGTGCGATCTCGGCCAGTTCGTCGGCGAGGGCTTGTTCCATGCCGCGCGGGCATGGGCAAAAGTAAGAAGCCATGATCAGGAGTACCCTTTATCCGTTGTGGTGGGGGCCTTCGCAAGCCTACTGCGCGTTGCAGATCCGGCCTGCGATGCTCGCCGTACCGTAAGTACGGCTGCGCTTCTCGGTCAGATCTGCCGCCGCTCGCGACGGTTTTCGAAGGCCCCGTGAATTACAAAATTAAAAACAAAAACAAAAAGCCGGGATCTCGCCCGGCCGTGAATGCATCGCTCACGCGTTCATCGGGCCTGCAGCAGGCGTTCGATGAAATCGAGGCGGTCCTGCCCCCAGAAGGGCTGGCCGTCGATCACGTACCACGGCGCGCCGAACACGCCGCCCTGGATCGCTTCCTGCGTGAAGGCCTGGTAAATATGCTGCGTGTCCGTTGTCGCCGCCGCCACCAGCAGGGCCGCGCCGTCGAAGCCGCAATCCTCGGCCAGGCTGCGCAGGGTGCCCATGTCGGCGATGTCCTGCTCTTCCACCCAGACCGCGCGCATGATGGCGCCGGCCAGCTCGAGCGCCTGGTCGGCGCCGGCCAGCTCGCGCGCCGCCACCAGCAGCAGCGATGCCGCCGTCTGGTCGACCGGCATGAACTTCGGCTGCAGGTTGAGCGGCAGGCCGAGATGATCCGACCAGCGGCGCAACTCCTGCAGACGATAGGCCTGGCGCTGCGGCGCACGCTTGGCCAGCGGCAGCCCACCCGACTGCGCGAACACCTGCCCAAGGTCGAAGGGTTTGGGTTCGATCATCGCGCCGTACTGGACCGCCAGACGCAACAGGCGCTGGTGGCCGAGATAGGCGTACGGCGATTGCGGCGCAAAGAAGTACTGGATGGTTTTGCTCATCGGGACGACCTCAGAACGGCTTCACGACCACCAGGATGACGATCGCGATCAGCAGCAGCACCGGCACCTCGTTGAACACGCGGAACCATTTGTGGCTGCGCGTGTTGGCGCCGCGCTCGAATTTTTTCAACAGCGAGCCGCAGGCGTGATGGTAGCCGATCGCGAGGATCACGAGCGCCAGTTTTGCGTGCAGCCAGCCGCCGCGGATGCCGAAGCCCAGCCATAGCCAGAGGCCGAGCAGCAGCGCCGGAATCATCAGCATCGTGGTGAAGCGGTACAGGCGCCGGCCCATGCCGAGCAGGCGCTCGAGCGCGGCCGGATTGGTTTCCTGGGCCAGGTTGACGAAGATGCGCGGCAGGTAGAACAGCCCGGCGAACCAGGACGCGACGAAGACGATGTGGAAGGCTTTGATCCAGAGGTACATGCAGTTCCTTGTTGTTGGCTTCTTATGTGCGCACTTCGCCGTGGCCGAACACCACGTACTTCAGCGAGGTCAAACCTTCCAGCCCGACCGGCCCGCGCGCGTGCAGCTTGTCGTTCGAGATGCCGATCTCGGCGCCCAGGCCGTATTCGAAACCGTCGGCGAAACGGGTCGAGGCGTTGACCATCACCGAGGCCGAGTCGACTTCGCGCAGGAAGCGCATGGCGTCGGTGTAGTCTTCGGTGACGATGGCGTCGGTGTGCCTGGACGACCAGGTGTTGATGTGCTCGATGGCGGCGTCGATGCCGTCGACGATCCTGACGGCCAGGATCGGCGCCAGGTACTCGGTGCGCCAGTCTTCTTCGGTTGCGGCCGCCAGGTGCGGATAGCCCTGCAGGATCGCATGCGCTTCGGGATCGGCGCGCAGCTCGACTTCCCTGGTCGCATACAGCTCGGCCACGCGCGGCAGGAAGGTCGGCGCGATCGCGCGCGCGACCAGCAGCGTCTCCATCGTGTTGCAGGTGCCGTAGCGATGGGTCTTGGCGTTCATGGCGATGGGCAGCGCCTTGTCCAGGTCCGCCTTGGCGTCGACGTAGACGTGGCAGATGCCGTCCAGGTGCTTGATCATCGGGACCGTCGCCTCCTCCATCAGGCGTGCGATCAGGCCCTTGCCGCCGCGCGGCACGATCACGTCGACGAATTCCGGCATGGTGATCAGCGCGCCGACGGCGGCGCGGTCGACCGTCTCGACGACCTGCACGCCGTGCTCGGGCAGGCCGGCGCCGCGCAGGCCCTCGGCCACCAGCAGCGCCAGCGCGCGGTTGCAGTGGATCGCTTCCGAACCGCCGCGCAGGATGGCCGCGTTGCCGCTCTTGATGCACAGGCCGGCCGCATCGACGGTGACGTTCGGACGCGCTTCGTAGATGATGCCGATCACGCCCAGCGGCACGCGCATCTGGCCGACCTGGATGCCGCTCGGGCGGAATTTCATGCCGCTGATTTCGCCGATCGGATCGGGCAGCGCGACGATCTGGCGCAGGCCCTCGACCATGGTGGCGATGGCTTTATCGGACAGCGCCAGCCGGTCCAGCAGCGCCGGCTCCAGGCCGGCCGCGCTGGCCGCTTGCATGTCGCGCGCGTTGGCGGCGCGCAGGCTGTCGGCGTCGCGCTCGATCGCGTCGGCGATCAGCAGCAGGGCGCGGTTGCGGGTGGCGCTGCTTGCCCGCGCCATCGCGCGCGAGGCCGCGCGCGCCTGGCGGCCGACGGTGTGCATGTATTCGGTGATGTCCATATGCCTATCCACTGCCCTATCCCACGTTACGAAGCGACCCGCAGCGCCAGCTGCAGCATCGCATCCCAGGCGTCGCCCGCAAATTGCCTGGCGCGCAGGCCCTTGACCATCTTGTCGACCTGGGCCGCCTCTTGCAGCGCGGCTTGGAGCACCGGCAGCGAAATGCGGCGCAACGCCGGCTCCATCATGCGCTCGCGCGGCCCCCAGATGCGGTATTCCTTGAGCAGCGCACCGAGCGGGCGTCCCTGCGCCATCCCGGATTTCAATTTTAGCAGCGTGCGGATTTCTTCCGACACCGCCCACAGCACCAGCGGCAGCGCCTCGCCCTCGCCTTTCAAGCCCTCGAGCATGCGCACCAGGCGCGCCGGATCGCCGGCCAGCATCGCCTCGGACAGCTTGAACACGTCGTAGCGCGCCACGTTCAGCACGGCGTCGATCACCTGGTCGTGGGTCAGCTTGCCCGGCGGGTAGAGCAGGCCGAGCTTCTGGATCTCCTGGTGCGCGGCCAGCAGGTTGCCTTCCACGCGGTCGGCGATGAAGTCCAGGCTCTGGCGCTCCGCGCTCTGGTTCTGGCTCGACAAGCGCGCGCCGATCCAGCCGGGCAGCTGGTTGCGCTCGACGTTCGGGATCTCGACGTAGACCGCCGACTGCTGCAACCCCGTCACCCAGGCCGACTTGGCGGTCTGCCAGTCCAGCTTGGGCAACGTGATCAGCGTCAGGTTGTCGGGGTTGAGGTCCTTGGCATAGTTCTGCAGCGCGGCGCTGCCGTCCTTGCCCGGCTTGCCGCCGGGGATGCGCAGCTCGATCAGCTTCTTGTCGCCGAACAGCGACAAGGCCTGGTTCGCCGCCAGCAACTCGCCCCATTTGAAGTTGCGCTCGACCGTGAGCACGTCGCGCTCGGAGTAGCCTTGCGCGCGCGCGCTGCGGCGGATCTTGTCCGCCGCTTCCAGCGCCAGCAGGTGCTCGTCGCTGGTGATCACGTACAGGGGCGCGAGCCCCTTGGCGAGGTGCCCGTCGAGCGCCTCAGGCCGCAGTTGCATGCTTCGCTTCCTTCTTATGCCGCAGGCTTCATGGTCGCCATGCGGCGCAGGATCTGCTGGACGATGTCGGATTGCATGTCGTTGTACAGCAGCGCTTCCTCGGATTGCTTGGCCAGCACCTGGGTCTCGTCGAACGACATGTTCCGGTGCAGCGTGATCTCGGTCGGCGCCAGCAGCACGTTGCCCTTGGCGTCGCGCACCGTGAACGACAGCGTGTAGCTGAGCAGGTACTCGCGCACCCGCCCCAGCGCGTTCAGCGACAGGATCGACTTGTTGCGCGCCTCGGTCAGCACGATGAACTGCGCATCCGCGTCGGCGGCCTTCTCGACGACGGTCACGCCGTCGGTGGCGCGCAGGTTGCGCTTGAGCGCGACGCCCAGCGGCGAATTGTCCGAGAAGCTCAGGTACAGGCTGTGGAACGGCAGGCTGTAGCTGCCGTTCGAACCGCGCAGCTGGAAGCCGCAGGCCGACAGCGTTGCCGCGACGAGCAATGCCGCCGCCGCTTTTTTGTAATGGATGCGCATCGGTTACACCACGATGTTGATCAACTTGCCGGGGACGACCACGACCTTCTTCGGCGTGCCTTCGACGAACTTCTGGACGGCTTCGGATGCCAGCGCGGCGGCTTCGATCGTGGCCTTGTCGGCGTCCTTGGCCACCTTGACCGAGCCGCGCAGCTTGCCGTTCACCTGGATCATCAGTTCGATCTCGGCCTGCTCCAGCGCCGACGGGTCGACTTGCGGCCACTGCACGTCGAGGATGTCGCCATACGTATCGGCGTAGCCGAGCGCTTGCCACAGCGCGTGCGTGATGTGCGGCGCGACCGGGTTCAGCATGCGCAGGAAGATCGACAGGCCTTCGGTTGCCACGGCGTTGCCGGCGACCGAGTCGTCCAGCTTGGCCGACTCCAGCGTGTTGAGCATCTTCATGCAGGCCGAGACGACCGTGTTGTACTGGATGCGCTTGAGGTCGTAGTCGGCCTGCTGCAGCACCTTGTGCACTTCGCGGCGCAGGGTCTTCTGGTCTTCGTTCAAGGTGCCTTGCTGCTGGCCGGCCAATGCCGCGCTCACGCGCTCGCGCTGCGCGTACGCGTACGCCCACACGCGGCGCAGGAAGCGGCTCGCGCCTTCCACGCCCGACTCCGACCACTCCAGCGTCTGCTCCGGCGGGGCGGCGAACATCGTGAACAGGCGCGCGGTGTCGGCGCCGTATTTTTCGATCTGGGCCTGCGGGTCGATGCCGTTGTTCTTCGACTTCGACATCTTCTCGGTGCCGCCGATGATCACCGGCGCGCCGTCCAGCTTCGAGGCCGCGGCCTGCGGGCGGCCGCGGTCGTCGAACACGAGATCCACGTCGGCCGGATTGAACCAGGTCTTCTTGCCCGACTCGTCTTCACGATAGTAGGTTTCGTTCAGCACCATGCCCTGGGTCAGCAGGTTGACGAACGGCTCGTCAAACTTCACCAGGCCGAAGTCGCGCATGACCTTGGTCCAGAAGCGCGCGTACAGCAGGTGCAGCACGGCGTGCTCGATGCCGCCGATGTACTGGTCCATCGGCATCCAGTAGTCGTTGCGGGCCGGGTCGACCATCGCGTCGTTCGAACCCGGCGAGGTATAGCGCATGTAGTACCAGGACGAGTCGATGAAGGTGTCCATGGTGTCGGTCTCGCGCTGGGCGGGGCCGCCGCAGCACGGGCAATCGACCTTCAGGAACGCTTCGTGTTTTTTCAAAGGATTGCCGCTGCCGTCCGGGACGCAGTCTTCCGGCAGCACGACCGGCAGGTCCTTTTCCGGGACCGGCACCGTGCCGCACTTTTCGCAGTGGATCATCGGGATCGGCGTGCCCCAGTAGCGCTGGCGCGAGATGCCCCAGTCGCGCAGGCGGAAGGTCACCTTCTTGTCGCCCAGGCCTTGCGCCGCGAGGTCGCCCGCGACCGCGTGCACGGCGGCGATGTAGTCCAGGCCGTCGTACTTGCCCGAGTTGATGATCTCGATGCCGTCCTTGGCGCCGTACCACTCCTGCCAGGCGTCCAGCGAGAAGGTCTCGCCCTTGGTGTCGTCACCGAGTTTCACGACCTGCTTGATCGGCAGGTCGTATTTTTTCGCGAACGCGAAGTCGCGCTCGTCGTGGCCCGGCACGCCCATCACGGCGCCGTCGCCGTAGGTCATCAGCACGTAGTTGCCCACCCAGACCGGGACCTGCTCGCCGGTGACCGGGTGCGTGACGCTCAGGCCGGTCGGCATGCCCTTCTTCTCCATCGTCGCCATGTCGGCTTCGATCACGGAGCCCTGCTTGCACTCGGCGATGAAGGCCTGCAGTTCCGGGTTGTTCCTGGCTGCCTGGGCCGCCAGCGGGTGCTCGGCGGCGACCGCGCAGAAGGTCACGCCCATGATGGTGTCGGCGCGCGTGGTGAACACGTACAGCTTGCCTTCGTTGATCAGCTCACCGGCGTCGTCCATGATCACGTGCGGGAAAGCGAAGCGCACGCCGGTCGACTTGCCGATCCAGTTGGCCTGCATGATGCGCACGCGCTCCGGCCAGCCCGGCAGCTTGTTGTCGACGTAGTCCAGCAATTCCTCGGCGTAGTCCGTGATGCGCACGTAGTACATCGGGATCTCGCGCTTTTCGACCAGCGCGCCCGAGCGCCAGCCGCGGCCGTCGACCACCTGTTCGTTGGCCAGCACGGTCTGGTCGACCGGGTCCCAGTTCACGGTGCCGGTCTTCTGGTAGATGATGCCCTTCTCCAGCATCTTGAGGAACATCCACTGGTTCCACTTGTAGTAGTCCGGCTTGCAGGCGGTCATCTCGCGCGACCAGTCGATCGCCAGGCCCATCGACTCCATCTGGCCGCGCATGTGGGCGATGTTCGAATACGTCCACTCGGCGGGCGGCACGTTGTTGGCCATCGCCGCGTTTTCCGCCGGCATGCCGAACGCGTCCCAGCCCATCGGCATCAGCACGTTGTAGCCGTTCATCCGCAGATAGCGGTACATCACGTCATTGATCGTATAGTTGCGGACGTGACCCATGTGCAGCTTACCGGACGGGTAAGGCAGCATCGAGCAGGCGTAATACTTGCCTTTCGGGAAACGCGGATCGTTTTCGACCGCTTTATAGGCGTCGATCGACTTCCAATAGGCCTGGGCGGCCTGTTCGACTTCGGCTGGACTATATTTATCTTGCATGATGTTCTGCGGACTGATGAGAGATGAGCAGAACATTATACCGGGTGATATGCGGTGCAGCGTCGGCGCAATTACCGCAATTCGAGCTCCAGCGCCGGCTTTTCGCCATAGTCCTCGTAGCGCTCGTTGATGCCGATGATGCAGAACGCCATCTCCTCGAGCACGTCGGGGGCGCGCTCGCGCAGGCTTTCGGAATGCGTCACGACGATGTGCAGGGTTTCGTCCTTCTTCAGGCGCACGCTGCTCATGCCGTCTTCGTCGCGCAGGTAGCTCAGGCAATCGACCCAGGAATCCATCGTGTGCGGATAGGAATCGGGGAAGCCGAAGGCGCGCTGGCTCTCGACGTGGAAGCTTTCCGCATCCTTGATCGCGGCGCCG
This genomic stretch from Massilia sp. 9096 harbors:
- a CDS encoding HDOD domain-containing protein translates to MPQILIKLLAHLQADDLGMGELATLVSKDAGMTGKILAVANSSAYHRSGRQVSLEQSMASLGTDMIKTLVISDSVFQTFNSFPNSGATDLRAFWKNSLTTAVIARELARRIEYAQPEEAYLAGLLYNVGRLALLAAAPKEYGFNFHAHDDEDLCAVEQRTLQITHAEAGAWLIERWQLDSFLADAVLYHHEPSARLEDAHPLIRVVRLAHVLSTHADDDAQVDEARALCGLGPDEPDALLALAARQVDQAAIHLGIDLDGADDIPAPQAFAPAPPSDPVQERLKEEMRNLVLVSEVGQVFARQQGQGGEVGLLESMTRSARILFDFENAVVLLENPTGQALVGAPTAHLQQQQRIAQFTVPLAKGGALAKAALERRLAFVRRDGRPLGLPEEQLLRILGAESLVCVPMVAGARCLGVLVGVIASWQVPACQKRERFLQSFGNQAASALENAMAERGHARRQLAHMAEEYREASRRVVHEVNNPLSIIKNYLSVLDSKLERREPVSGELSILNEEIDRVSQLIGGLAEAPAVNPAGFDGAGLTADVARVVDDVLRLFRTTNFVPANVEIVVSMPDGANRIEGDPDILKQILVNLVKNAIEALAANGGRIEIANRGHVNRERRLYLELVVSDTGPGLSREVLANLFSAVQSTKEGPHHGLGLSIVHSLVKKLGGHIACRSASTGTSFEILLPAHAGAGAPAALPARALGSV
- a CDS encoding multidrug effflux MFS transporter — translated: MLPEPEPDNLPKDPVTPVPLPTPHKVKMLSAGGLASLLAAMSMLGPFSVDAYLPAFPNIQASLHAGPIEVQQTLTVYMLAFAIMSLWHGALSDSFGRRNVVLVGLIVFAVGTLGCASAHSVHYLWIFRIMQGVSAGAGVVVGRAIIRDLYSDAPAARLLSMVTMIFSIAPAVAPVLGGLVVTAFDWRAIFLGLLGFTLVLWWICWQHLPETMPVERRQPFNPRYLARNYWDIFSSVLFQMKSGVVAFNFGGMFLFIAGAPVLLPVHLHLGPSQFAWLFVPAVSGIFLGALAANRLAGKMTFSRQIGIGYAFMLAAVTFTVTYHSLFPPALPWTVLPMFFYNFGSSIINPCATLLALDLFPHIRGTVASCQTFLTTLMGALVAGIIAPALTHSVLAMALGQAAFALASLTCWLISRQYKRRRAMA
- a CDS encoding class I SAM-dependent RNA methyltransferase, which codes for MASYFCPCPRGMEQALADELAEIAQTTASATLKVHNQVPGGVHCSGTMVDAYRVNLHSRIASRVLLRIANRTYSNENDIYDLVLEQPWEDWFGWDNTIRVDITAIKSPLTSLEFTTLKIKDAVCDRFRDQFGKRPSVDTREPDMRIVGFLDQRNFTIYLDTSGEALFKRGWRQETGDAPLRENLAAGLLRVSGWKPGMPLFDPMCGSGTILVEAAQMVQGIPPGARRRFAFEKFRNFERRAWDELKAAIKPNTLPSEPTLFGSDISGDMVAMARNNLRTAGVLFEVPLKQIEAQQVQPPSATPGIMLTNPPYGERIGVRGDSTIPQDEMAAGFYQQFSGTLKQRFAGWTVFLFTADLGLPKLLRLKESRKTPFFNGALECRLFRFDMVAGFNRREAAKPDAARPQQP
- a CDS encoding 2-hydroxychromene-2-carboxylate isomerase produces the protein MSKTIQYFFAPQSPYAYLGHQRLLRLAVQYGAMIEPKPFDLGQVFAQSGGLPLAKRAPQRQAYRLQELRRWSDHLGLPLNLQPKFMPVDQTAASLLLVAARELAGADQALELAGAIMRAVWVEEQDIADMGTLRSLAEDCGFDGAALLVAAATTDTQHIYQAFTQEAIQGGVFGAPWYVIDGQPFWGQDRLDFIERLLQAR
- a CDS encoding CopD family protein yields the protein MYLWIKAFHIVFVASWFAGLFYLPRIFVNLAQETNPAALERLLGMGRRLYRFTTMLMIPALLLGLWLWLGFGIRGGWLHAKLALVILAIGYHHACGSLLKKFERGANTRSHKWFRVFNEVPVLLLIAIVILVVVKPF
- a CDS encoding glutamate-5-semialdehyde dehydrogenase, with the translated sequence MDITEYMHTVGRQARAASRAMARASSATRNRALLLIADAIERDADSLRAANARDMQAASAAGLEPALLDRLALSDKAIATMVEGLRQIVALPDPIGEISGMKFRPSGIQVGQMRVPLGVIGIIYEARPNVTVDAAGLCIKSGNAAILRGGSEAIHCNRALALLVAEGLRGAGLPEHGVQVVETVDRAAVGALITMPEFVDVIVPRGGKGLIARLMEEATVPMIKHLDGICHVYVDAKADLDKALPIAMNAKTHRYGTCNTMETLLVARAIAPTFLPRVAELYATREVELRADPEAHAILQGYPHLAAATEEDWRTEYLAPILAVRIVDGIDAAIEHINTWSSRHTDAIVTEDYTDAMRFLREVDSASVMVNASTRFADGFEYGLGAEIGISNDKLHARGPVGLEGLTSLKYVVFGHGEVRT
- the holA gene encoding DNA polymerase III subunit delta yields the protein MQLRPEALDGHLAKGLAPLYVITSDEHLLALEAADKIRRSARAQGYSERDVLTVERNFKWGELLAANQALSLFGDKKLIELRIPGGKPGKDGSAALQNYAKDLNPDNLTLITLPKLDWQTAKSAWVTGLQQSAVYVEIPNVERNQLPGWIGARLSSQNQSAERQSLDFIADRVEGNLLAAHQEIQKLGLLYPPGKLTHDQVIDAVLNVARYDVFKLSEAMLAGDPARLVRMLEGLKGEGEALPLVLWAVSEEIRTLLKLKSGMAQGRPLGALLKEYRIWGPRERMMEPALRRISLPVLQAALQEAAQVDKMVKGLRARQFAGDAWDAMLQLALRVAS
- the lptE gene encoding LPS assembly lipoprotein LptE, producing MRIHYKKAAAALLVAATLSACGFQLRGSNGSYSLPFHSLYLSFSDNSPLGVALKRNLRATDGVTVVEKAADADAQFIVLTEARNKSILSLNALGRVREYLLSYTLSFTVRDAKGNVLLAPTEITLHRNMSFDETQVLAKQSEEALLYNDMQSDIVQQILRRMATMKPAA
- the leuS gene encoding leucine--tRNA ligase, which gives rise to MQDKYSPAEVEQAAQAYWKSIDAYKAVENDPRFPKGKYYACSMLPYPSGKLHMGHVRNYTINDVMYRYLRMNGYNVLMPMGWDAFGMPAENAAMANNVPPAEWTYSNIAHMRGQMESMGLAIDWSREMTACKPDYYKWNQWMFLKMLEKGIIYQKTGTVNWDPVDQTVLANEQVVDGRGWRSGALVEKREIPMYYVRITDYAEELLDYVDNKLPGWPERVRIMQANWIGKSTGVRFAFPHVIMDDAGELINEGKLYVFTTRADTIMGVTFCAVAAEHPLAAQAARNNPELQAFIAECKQGSVIEADMATMEKKGMPTGLSVTHPVTGEQVPVWVGNYVLMTYGDGAVMGVPGHDERDFAFAKKYDLPIKQVVKLGDDTKGETFSLDAWQEWYGAKDGIEIINSGKYDGLDYIAAVHAVAGDLAAQGLGDKKVTFRLRDWGISRQRYWGTPIPMIHCEKCGTVPVPEKDLPVVLPEDCVPDGSGNPLKKHEAFLKVDCPCCGGPAQRETDTMDTFIDSSWYYMRYTSPGSNDAMVDPARNDYWMPMDQYIGGIEHAVLHLLYARFWTKVMRDFGLVKFDEPFVNLLTQGMVLNETYYREDESGKKTWFNPADVDLVFDDRGRPQAAASKLDGAPVIIGGTEKMSKSKNNGIDPQAQIEKYGADTARLFTMFAAPPEQTLEWSESGVEGASRFLRRVWAYAYAQRERVSAALAGQQQGTLNEDQKTLRREVHKVLQQADYDLKRIQYNTVVSACMKMLNTLESAKLDDSVAGNAVATEGLSIFLRMLNPVAPHITHALWQALGYADTYGDILDVQWPQVDPSALEQAEIELMIQVNGKLRGSVKVAKDADKATIEAAALASEAVQKFVEGTPKKVVVVPGKLINIVV
- a CDS encoding barstar family protein codes for the protein MATVELNGAAIKDAESFHVESQRAFGFPDSYPHTMDSWVDCLSYLRDEDGMSSVRLKKDETLHIVVTHSESLRERAPDVLEEMAFCIIGINERYEDYGEKPALELELR